The following proteins are encoded in a genomic region of Lachnospiraceae bacterium KM106-2:
- a CDS encoding mannose-6-phosphate isomerase, translating to MVPNSNPIVDYGPNPFVVNIEEETNMNTNFRTTLWTGEHLQVTLMSIQPGGEIGAEIHDNVDQFIRIEEGRGIARFGYTRETMLSDTPVDSDYAILVPAGIWHNLINTGNEPLKVYSIYAPPEHPFNTVHRTKEEADVAENE from the coding sequence ATGGTACCTAACAGCAATCCAATCGTAGATTATGGACCTAACCCCTTTGTAGTTAATATAGAAGAAGAAACAAATATGAATACTAATTTTCGCACGACACTTTGGACAGGAGAACATTTACAAGTAACCTTAATGTCTATTCAGCCTGGTGGTGAAATCGGAGCAGAGATTCATGATAATGTAGATCAATTCATTCGAATCGAAGAAGGACGTGGCATTGCAAGATTTGGTTATACAAGAGAGACCATGTTATCTGATACTCCCGTAGACTCTGACTACGCTATTTTAGTGCCTGCAGGAATTTGGCATAATTTGATCAATACCGGAAATGAACCACTTAAAGTTTATTCTATCTATGCGCCACCAGAACACCCTTTCAACACGGTTCATCGGACAAAAGAAGAGGCTGACGTCGCTGAGAATGAATAA
- a CDS encoding aspartate aminotransferase translates to MQYNFDEIINRRESGSLKWDVKESELPMWVADMDFKTAPEIIDAIKTRVEHGIFGYNIVTDEWYEAICGWWSARHDIQMEKESLVFCTGVVPAISSIVRKMTTVGENVLVQTPVYNIFFNSIVNNGRHILESQLIYDGSEYQIDYQDLEEKLSDPQTTMMLLCNPHNPIGKIWDRETLSKIGELCKKYHVLVVSDEIHCELTDPGHSYLPFASVSKTCAMNSITCIAPTKAFNIAGLQTAAVMIPNEQLRHKVERGLNTDEVAEPNSFAITATVAAFTKGAGWLDALRDYIFENKRVVAEFIENELSDIKLVPSEATYLLWLDCKKISRYSDHLTAYIRENSGLRLSSGSSYGESGEGFLRMNIACPREYLLNGLKRLKKSLDEYEEWSVDQC, encoded by the coding sequence ATGCAATATAATTTTGATGAGATCATAAATCGAAGAGAGTCTGGCTCGCTCAAATGGGATGTCAAAGAATCTGAACTTCCTATGTGGGTGGCAGATATGGATTTTAAGACGGCACCGGAGATTATCGATGCCATAAAGACAAGAGTGGAACATGGAATCTTTGGTTATAATATTGTGACAGATGAATGGTATGAAGCGATTTGCGGCTGGTGGAGTGCGCGACACGATATTCAAATGGAGAAGGAAAGCTTAGTCTTTTGTACGGGAGTGGTTCCAGCCATTTCAAGTATTGTTAGGAAGATGACAACGGTAGGTGAAAATGTCTTGGTACAGACTCCGGTTTATAATATCTTCTTTAATTCAATCGTAAATAACGGTCGTCATATTTTAGAAAGTCAGTTGATTTATGATGGAAGCGAGTATCAGATTGATTATCAGGATTTAGAGGAGAAGTTATCAGATCCACAAACGACTATGATGTTATTATGCAATCCACATAATCCGATCGGGAAGATCTGGGATAGGGAGACGCTTAGTAAGATTGGCGAACTTTGTAAGAAATATCATGTATTAGTTGTTTCAGACGAAATACATTGTGAACTTACAGATCCAGGTCATTCGTATCTTCCATTTGCTTCTGTATCAAAAACATGTGCGATGAATAGTATTACTTGTATTGCACCAACAAAAGCATTTAATATTGCCGGGTTACAGACTGCTGCAGTTATGATTCCTAATGAACAGCTGCGTCATAAAGTAGAACGTGGACTTAATACAGATGAAGTAGCAGAACCAAATAGTTTTGCGATTACAGCCACAGTTGCTGCCTTTACCAAAGGTGCAGGATGGTTAGATGCACTTCGTGATTATATCTTTGAGAATAAGCGTGTGGTGGCAGAATTTATAGAAAATGAATTGTCGGATATAAAACTTGTACCATCTGAGGCAACGTATCTTTTATGGTTGGATTGTAAAAAAATATCTCGTTATTCAGATCACCTGACAGCATATATTCGAGAGAACAGCGGTCTTCGTTTATCCAGCGGAAGTAGTTATGGAGAAAGTGGAGAGGGCTTTTTACGAATGAATATTGCATGCCCAAGAGAGTATTTGCTTAATGGATTAAAGCGTTTGAAGAAGAGTCTGGATGAATATGAAGAGTGGTCAGTAGATCAATGCTAA
- a CDS encoding uncharacterized zinc-type alcohol dehydrogenase-like protein ybdR: MKAIVYEGRNHVSVKEVPDPTIQKSDDVVIKVTSTAICGSDLHLVHGMIPNTPHGFILGHETMGIVEEAGPDVKNIKKGDRVIVPFPVSCGHCFFCNHGWFSQCDNSNPNGEVGGLFGYSDTYGGYAGGQAQYLRVPYANVGPVIVPEELTDEQVLFCTDILPTSYWGIDISGMKAGDTVVVLGCGPVGLLTCKWALYHGAKRVIAVDCVGYRLDHAKTYEGVEVINFKDYDNVGEHIKEITHGGADVVIDCVGLDGKMSTVEKIETALQLQGGSKSAIEIATQAVRKCGTVVFIGVYGKRYNNFPLGDFYSRNITLKMGQCPAQRYTNEILSLIQNNKFDATDIITHKLDLSEGSHAYSIFDKKEDNCIKVVLKP, encoded by the coding sequence ATGAAAGCAATTGTTTATGAAGGACGAAACCACGTATCGGTGAAAGAAGTTCCTGATCCTACTATTCAAAAATCTGATGATGTCGTCATAAAAGTCACTTCCACCGCTATTTGTGGTTCCGATCTTCATCTGGTTCATGGAATGATTCCCAACACTCCTCATGGCTTCATCCTTGGACATGAGACTATGGGCATTGTAGAAGAAGCAGGGCCTGATGTGAAAAATATAAAGAAAGGGGATCGTGTCATCGTACCATTTCCAGTTTCGTGCGGTCATTGTTTCTTTTGTAATCATGGGTGGTTCAGTCAGTGCGATAACTCTAATCCCAATGGTGAAGTAGGTGGTCTTTTCGGCTATAGTGATACGTACGGAGGCTATGCAGGAGGACAAGCTCAGTATCTTCGCGTTCCCTATGCCAATGTCGGACCGGTTATCGTTCCAGAAGAGTTAACCGATGAACAAGTACTCTTCTGTACGGATATATTACCTACTTCTTATTGGGGCATTGATATTAGCGGAATGAAAGCTGGTGATACCGTCGTGGTCCTTGGATGTGGTCCGGTTGGTCTTCTCACCTGTAAATGGGCTCTGTATCATGGTGCAAAACGAGTCATCGCAGTTGATTGTGTTGGCTATCGACTCGATCATGCCAAAACCTATGAAGGGGTAGAAGTCATCAATTTTAAAGATTACGATAATGTAGGAGAACACATCAAAGAGATCACTCATGGAGGTGCCGATGTCGTCATTGACTGTGTCGGATTAGATGGCAAAATGTCTACCGTGGAAAAAATCGAAACGGCTCTTCAATTACAGGGTGGCTCTAAGTCTGCCATTGAAATTGCGACTCAAGCCGTTCGTAAATGTGGTACGGTTGTCTTCATTGGTGTCTATGGAAAGCGTTATAACAACTTCCCACTTGGAGATTTCTATTCCAGAAATATTACGTTAAAGATGGGTCAGTGTCCTGCGCAAAGATATACGAATGAAATTCTATCATTAATCCAAAACAACAAATTTGATGCGACGGATATCATTACGCATAAACTTGATCTATCCGAAGGCAGTCATGCTTATTCCATCTTTGATAAGAAAGAAGACAATTGTATCAAAGTCGTCCTAAAACCATAG
- a CDS encoding phosphate regulon sensor protein PhoR, with product MREIRKYRLSLRRYMMLVSISTLLFSCFLAGLIVFGGMKLFYHGNVTHELLGGLTILFCLLVTFIDGFLFWSGASHLIKPLLELNDVVTEVARGNFKVQIKRTQIKDKQYQYTNEIDELSKNVNKMVNELDAMQYMRKDFMRNVSHEVKTPIAAITGFTELLLDERLPEEQRREYLEVINQESLGISRLCQNMLSMAMLDHQQIVTKTKQIQLDEQIRKCIILLSEKWSDREIDFVIDLDSVMIESDPDMLQQVWINLIDNAIKYSNSPCRIDISAKEQEENIEVVIRDYGKGIERDKVKKIFDVFYQCDESHKNYGHGLGLSIVKRILELLSGTILCESAEGVGTIMRVQIKKVLR from the coding sequence ATGAGAGAGATTAGAAAATATAGATTGAGTTTACGAAGATATATGATGTTAGTATCCATCTCTACCTTACTTTTTTCCTGTTTTCTTGCAGGGCTTATCGTATTTGGTGGAATGAAACTATTTTATCATGGAAATGTCACTCACGAATTGCTAGGAGGGCTAACGATTCTGTTTTGTCTCTTGGTGACTTTTATTGATGGATTTCTATTTTGGAGTGGGGCAAGTCATTTGATCAAGCCATTGTTAGAGTTAAATGATGTGGTGACAGAAGTGGCACGAGGCAACTTTAAGGTACAGATTAAACGAACTCAGATCAAAGACAAGCAATATCAGTATACCAATGAGATCGATGAACTCTCGAAAAACGTAAATAAAATGGTAAATGAACTGGATGCGATGCAGTATATGAGAAAAGATTTCATGAGAAATGTGTCTCATGAAGTAAAGACACCAATCGCAGCAATCACAGGATTTACAGAGCTTTTGCTGGATGAGCGACTTCCAGAAGAACAACGAAGAGAATATCTTGAAGTGATCAATCAAGAATCCCTTGGAATCTCAAGATTATGTCAGAACATGCTTTCCATGGCGATGCTAGATCATCAGCAGATCGTAACGAAGACAAAACAGATTCAGTTAGATGAACAGATCCGAAAATGCATTATCTTATTATCGGAGAAATGGTCAGACAGGGAGATTGATTTTGTGATCGATCTGGATTCAGTTATGATAGAAAGTGATCCGGATATGCTACAGCAAGTATGGATCAACCTGATCGATAACGCCATCAAATATTCAAATAGTCCATGCCGTATCGATATCTCAGCGAAAGAGCAAGAAGAGAATATTGAAGTTGTGATTCGAGATTATGGAAAAGGAATTGAGCGTGATAAAGTAAAGAAGATCTTCGATGTCTTTTATCAATGCGACGAATCTCATAAAAACTATGGTCATGGTCTTGGATTATCGATCGTAAAACGAATTCTCGAATTATTAAGTGGTACAATTCTATGTGAAAGTGCTGAGGGAGTCGGAACGATAATGCGAGTGCAGATAAAAAAAGTACTAAGGTAA
- a CDS encoding two-component response regulator colocalized with HrtAB transporter has translation MFSILVVEDNKSLNKLITANLTLENYHVISAFDGEEALEMLSHEHVDLIISDIMMPMVDGYELVSELRSVECTIPILMITAKDQMEDMEKAFQVGTDDYLVKPVNMKELVLRVRALLRRSQITSEKKLKAGSAILNYDALTITIGEEVYEMPPKEFYLIFKLLSNPNKIYTRLELLDEIWGMDTEIDDRTIDSHIKKLRRKFENYGDFEIVTVRGLGYKGKILR, from the coding sequence ATGTTTTCAATTCTTGTAGTGGAAGATAATAAAAGTTTGAATAAATTGATCACAGCTAATCTGACATTGGAAAATTATCATGTGATATCAGCATTTGATGGAGAGGAAGCATTAGAGATGCTAAGTCATGAACATGTGGATCTCATTATTAGCGATATTATGATGCCGATGGTGGATGGCTATGAATTAGTGAGTGAGCTGCGTAGCGTAGAATGTACAATTCCGATTCTCATGATCACCGCAAAAGATCAGATGGAAGATATGGAAAAGGCATTTCAAGTAGGGACAGATGATTATTTAGTGAAGCCGGTCAATATGAAAGAGTTAGTGCTTCGTGTAAGAGCTTTGTTACGACGATCACAGATTACCAGCGAGAAAAAGTTGAAAGCAGGATCTGCTATCTTGAATTATGATGCGCTTACGATCACGATCGGTGAGGAAGTATATGAGATGCCACCGAAGGAGTTCTATCTCATCTTTAAGTTGTTGAGTAATCCGAATAAAATCTATACCAGACTAGAATTATTGGATGAGATCTGGGGGATGGATACGGAGATCGACGATCGGACCATTGATTCTCATATTAAGAAGTTACGACGAAAGTTCGAAAATTATGGTGATTTTGAAATTGTAACAGTTCGCGGTCTTGGTTATAAAGGGAAAATACTTCGTTAG
- a CDS encoding ABC transporter, ATP-binding protein: MKRSSIKVMSKLIGLVLPLFHVMIAAITMGVIGFLTAIFIIVLGGAGLLTVLGFKTGLTLGQITFGIIICAVLRGILRYAEQGSNHYIAFKLLALIRHKVFIKLRTLAPAKLEGKDKGNLISIITQDTELLEVFYAHTISPIAIAVITSLIMAGFIASYHPILGGIALIAYCVVGIAIPVWSSKQGDKIGQEYRNEIGDLNSYFLSSIRGITDIIQYQDGKNRIDEINRRTDELEKKQKLLLKQEGNNKAVTDIAILLCSMAMLFTAAILFTNGEINFVQVIIPVIALMSSFGPVVAISNLSNNLFHTIAAGNRVLDLLEEEPAVEDVTGQEKQAFGDVTCDDVTFAYGDELIMKELTMNIPENGTIGIYGKSGSGKSTLLKLLMRFWEVNDGAISVNGTNINKINTTDLRKMQAFVTQETYLFHDTIANNIGIAKENASMEEIMEAAKKASIHEFVMSLPEGYETNVGELGGNLSGGEKQRIGIARAFLHDAPMILLDEPTSNLDSLNEGIILKSLTDVKENKTVILVSHRKSTMNIADTVLDVEKQGLKGKVRAS, encoded by the coding sequence ATGAAGCGTAGTAGTATAAAAGTAATGAGTAAGCTGATTGGTCTTGTATTACCATTATTCCATGTGATGATCGCAGCCATTACGATGGGTGTCATCGGATTCTTAACAGCAATCTTTATCATCGTATTAGGAGGAGCCGGACTCCTTACCGTATTAGGATTTAAGACTGGACTTACCTTAGGACAGATTACATTTGGGATTATCATATGTGCAGTATTAAGAGGTATTTTACGATATGCAGAGCAAGGTTCCAACCATTATATCGCATTTAAGTTATTAGCACTCATCCGTCATAAAGTATTTATTAAACTTCGTACGTTAGCGCCAGCTAAGTTAGAAGGAAAAGATAAAGGAAATCTTATTTCCATTATCACACAAGATACAGAATTACTAGAAGTATTTTATGCGCATACAATTTCACCGATCGCCATCGCAGTGATCACTTCTCTTATTATGGCAGGCTTTATTGCAAGTTATCATCCGATTCTTGGTGGTATCGCTTTGATCGCATATTGTGTGGTAGGAATTGCAATCCCTGTGTGGTCAAGTAAACAAGGGGATAAGATCGGTCAGGAATATCGTAATGAGATCGGTGATCTTAACTCTTATTTCTTAAGCAGTATCCGTGGAATTACAGATATCATCCAATACCAGGATGGTAAGAATCGTATTGATGAGATCAACCGCAGAACAGATGAGTTAGAAAAGAAACAGAAGTTATTGTTAAAGCAAGAGGGAAATAATAAGGCAGTTACTGATATTGCAATTTTATTATGCAGTATGGCCATGTTATTTACAGCAGCGATTCTATTTACAAATGGAGAGATTAATTTTGTTCAAGTGATCATTCCTGTCATCGCTTTAATGAGTTCCTTTGGGCCGGTAGTTGCGATCAGTAATTTATCCAATAATTTATTCCATACCATTGCAGCGGGTAATCGTGTATTAGATTTATTAGAAGAAGAACCAGCGGTAGAAGATGTAACAGGACAAGAAAAGCAAGCGTTTGGTGATGTAACTTGTGATGACGTTACTTTTGCTTATGGTGATGAACTCATCATGAAAGAATTAACGATGAACATTCCTGAGAATGGTACCATCGGAATCTATGGTAAAAGTGGTAGTGGTAAATCAACTTTATTAAAGCTGCTTATGCGTTTTTGGGAAGTGAATGATGGTGCAATTTCAGTCAATGGAACGAACATCAACAAGATCAATACAACTGACCTAAGAAAAATGCAGGCATTCGTAACACAAGAGACTTATTTATTCCACGATACGATTGCAAATAATATTGGAATTGCAAAAGAGAATGCATCAATGGAAGAAATTATGGAAGCGGCGAAAAAAGCATCCATCCATGAATTTGTCATGAGCCTTCCAGAAGGATATGAGACGAATGTTGGTGAGTTAGGAGGCAACTTATCAGGTGGTGAAAAGCAGAGAATTGGTATCGCAAGAGCCTTTCTTCATGACGCACCGATGATCTTGCTAGATGAACCGACAAGTAACTTAGATAGTTTAAATGAAGGTATTATCTTAAAGTCATTAACCGATGTAAAAGAAAATAAAACAGTAATCTTAGTATCGCATAGAAAATCAACAATGAATATTGCAGATACCGTTTTAGATGTTGAAAAGCAAGGACTAAAAGGCAAAGTACGAGCAAGTTAA
- a CDS encoding cysteine ABC transporter, ATP-binding protein: MINKRLMNLLEDSKKYVVKMVIWNWIALLCNVVFIFSFAYLVEHMLSSEITTAQIGAVAAIDLCMIVIRAICHKQNSKASFHAAAGVKKVLREKIYYKLLSLGSSYEDKIATAEIVQVSGEGVEQLEIYFGKYLAQLFYSLLAPITLFVILAFVNLKTSAVLLACVPFIPLSIVAVQKFAKKLLSKYWGIYTGLGDTFLENLQGLTTMKIYEADERKTVEMDQNAEQFRKVTMRVLIMQLNSISVMDLVAYGGAGLGIITAVYEFSNGNLTVGGLFAIVLLSSEFFIPLRLLGSFFHIAMNGMAASKKIFRILDLEESNDQTEEIEDAEFEIKLDQVGFAYEETRTILNGVSLTIPNKGFVSLVGESGCGKSTITNLIMGRNKDYTGSILVGEKELSTIKEESIMNTITLVTHNAIIFKGTVEENLRMAKPDATKEELLSALKQVNLLDFMMEQDGLDTLLQEQGANLSGGQKQRLSLARAILHDTPVYIFDEATSNIDAESEAQIMEVIHQLAKSKTIILISHRLENVVDSDCIYTMDGGLVVEMGTHKELMAKQNVYAKLYQMQKDLENYGKEAGNNEA; this comes from the coding sequence ATGATTAACAAACGATTAATGAATCTTTTAGAAGATTCGAAAAAGTATGTAGTCAAAATGGTAATCTGGAATTGGATTGCTCTTTTGTGTAACGTAGTATTTATCTTCTCATTTGCATATTTGGTTGAACATATGCTATCAAGTGAGATTACAACAGCGCAAATTGGCGCGGTAGCAGCGATCGATCTTTGCATGATCGTAATTCGCGCAATCTGTCATAAACAAAACAGTAAAGCAAGTTTTCACGCAGCAGCAGGAGTGAAAAAGGTATTAAGAGAGAAGATTTATTATAAATTATTAAGTCTTGGTTCTTCTTATGAAGATAAGATCGCAACCGCTGAAATCGTACAAGTTTCAGGGGAAGGCGTTGAGCAGTTAGAGATTTATTTTGGAAAGTATTTAGCACAGTTATTCTATAGTCTGCTTGCACCAATCACTTTATTTGTAATATTAGCATTTGTAAATTTAAAGACATCCGCAGTGTTATTAGCCTGCGTACCATTTATTCCATTGTCGATCGTAGCAGTACAGAAATTTGCGAAGAAATTATTATCGAAGTACTGGGGTATTTATACTGGTTTAGGTGATACTTTCTTAGAAAATCTACAAGGTCTTACTACCATGAAGATCTACGAGGCAGACGAAAGAAAGACAGTGGAAATGGATCAGAATGCAGAGCAGTTTAGAAAAGTGACGATGCGTGTTTTGATCATGCAGTTAAATTCTATTAGTGTGATGGATCTTGTTGCCTATGGCGGTGCCGGTCTTGGTATCATAACAGCAGTCTATGAATTCTCTAATGGGAATCTGACAGTAGGTGGATTATTTGCCATCGTCTTATTATCCAGTGAATTCTTTATTCCACTTCGTTTATTAGGTTCTTTCTTCCATATTGCGATGAATGGAATGGCAGCAAGTAAAAAGATCTTTCGAATTTTAGATTTAGAAGAATCCAATGATCAGACAGAAGAGATCGAAGATGCTGAATTTGAGATCAAGCTTGATCAAGTTGGATTTGCTTATGAAGAAACAAGAACTATTTTAAATGGGGTCAGCCTCACGATTCCAAATAAAGGATTTGTATCCCTTGTCGGTGAATCCGGATGTGGTAAGAGTACGATTACTAATTTGATCATGGGTCGTAACAAGGACTATACAGGAAGCATTTTAGTTGGAGAAAAAGAATTATCGACGATTAAAGAAGAGTCCATTATGAATACGATCACATTGGTTACTCATAATGCGATCATCTTTAAAGGAACTGTGGAAGAGAATCTTCGTATGGCGAAACCAGATGCAACCAAGGAAGAGTTATTAAGTGCCTTAAAACAAGTAAATTTACTTGACTTTATGATGGAGCAGGATGGTTTAGATACCTTACTTCAAGAACAAGGTGCGAACCTTTCAGGTGGACAGAAACAACGTTTAAGTTTAGCGAGAGCAATCTTACATGATACACCTGTCTACATCTTTGATGAAGCAACTTCTAATATCGATGCGGAAAGTGAAGCGCAGATCATGGAAGTAATCCATCAGTTAGCGAAGAGTAAGACAATCATCTTAATTTCACACCGTCTTGAAAATGTAGTAGATTCTGATTGTATTTATACAATGGATGGCGGTCTCGTTGTCGAAATGGGAACTCATAAAGAGTTAATGGCAAAACAAAATGTTTATGCGAAGTTATATCAGATGCAAAAGGATTTAGAGAACTATGGTAAGGAGGCAGGTAACAATGAAGCGTAG
- a CDS encoding cytochrome P450 152A1 has product MSTYKKIPKAKGFDNTIRLKNEGYPFIPTIMSDLHTDIFQTRLMGKKIICITGKEAAKLFYDPEYFIRHKANPKRIQKTLFGVNAIQGMDGDAHLHRKQLFLSILSEERLTLLREIVRTKYMNAIPKWKEKEQVCLFTETASILCESTCEWCDVPITPQDARIRSEQFMTMVYAIAQIGPKYWKGKSARKSTEEWIESVIKEVRSGRRKPKKESALYQISNYHDLTDVPLTDRAAAIELINVIRPIVAISIYIVYAALALHEHPQYIDLLKVPNDPYYNLFVQEVRRYYPLGPFLGARVKKDFKWHDYLFKEGTLVFLDAYGINSDPSIWKSPKVFSPENFRDWDEDEFELIPQGGGDPATGHRCPGEGITLELMKDTIDFLVNKIEYTVPPQNLSYSLKKIPTLPESGFLMTNINKRL; this is encoded by the coding sequence ATGTCAACATATAAGAAGATACCGAAAGCCAAGGGCTTCGACAATACAATCCGTCTCAAAAATGAGGGCTACCCTTTCATCCCAACCATCATGAGTGACCTTCATACGGATATCTTTCAAACCCGGTTAATGGGAAAAAAAATCATCTGCATTACCGGAAAAGAGGCTGCCAAGTTATTTTATGATCCTGAATATTTTATTCGCCATAAAGCAAATCCAAAGCGGATCCAAAAGACCTTGTTTGGTGTCAATGCCATCCAAGGCATGGATGGAGACGCGCACCTTCATCGGAAACAACTCTTTCTCTCCATCCTATCAGAAGAACGACTCACCTTGCTTCGCGAGATCGTTCGTACTAAATATATGAACGCCATTCCAAAGTGGAAAGAAAAAGAACAAGTCTGTCTCTTTACAGAAACCGCGTCTATTCTTTGCGAAAGCACTTGTGAATGGTGTGACGTACCGATCACTCCACAAGATGCAAGAATAAGAAGTGAACAATTTATGACCATGGTCTATGCCATCGCACAAATTGGTCCAAAATACTGGAAGGGAAAGTCGGCCAGGAAAAGCACCGAAGAGTGGATTGAGTCGGTGATCAAAGAAGTAAGAAGTGGCAGACGTAAACCAAAGAAAGAATCAGCTCTGTATCAGATTTCCAATTATCATGATCTAACAGATGTCCCGCTAACAGATCGCGCTGCTGCCATCGAATTGATCAATGTCATCCGTCCGATCGTAGCCATATCCATCTATATTGTCTATGCTGCTCTGGCTCTTCATGAGCATCCACAATATATTGACTTATTAAAAGTTCCGAATGATCCTTATTACAATCTGTTTGTCCAAGAAGTCAGACGCTATTATCCTCTTGGCCCTTTTCTTGGTGCAAGGGTTAAAAAAGACTTCAAATGGCATGACTATCTATTCAAGGAAGGTACTCTTGTCTTTTTGGATGCTTATGGGATCAATAGTGATCCATCCATTTGGAAAAGTCCAAAAGTATTCTCTCCTGAGAATTTTCGTGATTGGGATGAAGATGAATTTGAACTCATCCCCCAAGGCGGCGGAGATCCCGCAACCGGACACCGCTGTCCTGGTGAAGGAATCACGTTAGAGCTGATGAAGGATACCATTGACTTTCTCGTCAATAAAATCGAATATACGGTTCCACCTCAAAATCTAAGTTACTCATTAAAAAAGATTCCGACGTTACCAGAAAGCGGATTTTTAATGACCAATATTAATAAGAGACTTTGA
- a CDS encoding ribosomal large subunit pseudouridine synthase D, which yields MVRNLQYIIEEKDSGVAIRTFLEERGYSTSLIRALKKIPTGVLLNKEPVFVKTIVSEGDQLEICMKEEIEEDIYVPLPYDLHILYEDEDILVVNKPHDMPIHQSMNNYSNTLANAVSYYSHEKGEAYVFRCINRLDRDTTGATIIAKNTLSAAVLSAQVRERKIHRTYLALVEGITKEEDVIDLPIARKEESVIERQVDEVNGKRAVTHYRRLGVYQAKEKDISLLSLKLETGRTHQIRVHMSHIGHPLLGDFLYNEDCTLMNRQALHSASLRFTHPVTGEELFIEAPLPEDMKQFIKVSY from the coding sequence ATGGTAAGAAACTTACAATATATAATAGAAGAAAAGGATAGCGGAGTCGCCATTAGAACTTTTTTAGAAGAAAGAGGGTATTCTACAAGTTTAATACGAGCTTTAAAAAAGATTCCAACTGGAGTTTTGCTTAATAAAGAACCAGTATTTGTGAAAACCATCGTAAGTGAAGGCGACCAGTTAGAGATCTGTATGAAAGAGGAGATTGAGGAAGACATCTATGTACCTCTGCCCTATGATCTTCATATTCTGTATGAAGATGAGGATATCTTAGTGGTGAATAAGCCTCATGATATGCCAATTCATCAATCCATGAATAATTATTCTAATACGTTAGCGAATGCGGTATCTTATTATTCTCATGAAAAGGGAGAGGCGTATGTATTCCGTTGTATTAATCGTCTTGATCGTGATACCACAGGAGCGACGATCATTGCAAAGAATACATTAAGTGCAGCCGTTCTTTCTGCACAAGTAAGAGAGAGAAAAATCCATCGTACTTATCTAGCCCTTGTAGAAGGAATTACGAAAGAGGAAGACGTGATAGATCTTCCGATCGCTCGAAAAGAAGAAAGTGTCATCGAACGACAGGTAGATGAAGTAAATGGAAAACGTGCGGTGACACATTATCGTAGATTAGGTGTTTATCAGGCAAAGGAGAAGGATATCTCATTATTATCCTTAAAGCTTGAGACTGGGCGTACTCATCAAATTCGAGTTCACATGTCTCATATTGGACATCCTCTCCTAGGTGATTTTCTATATAACGAAGATTGTACTTTGATGAATCGACAGGCACTTCATTCTGCTAGTCTGCGTTTTACTCATCCGGTTACGGGGGAAGAGTTATTTATTGAAGCACCATTACCGGAGGATATGAAGCAGTTTATCAAAGTCTCTTATTAA